Proteins from a single region of Octopus bimaculoides isolate UCB-OBI-ISO-001 chromosome 11, ASM119413v2, whole genome shotgun sequence:
- the LOC106879748 gene encoding cytochrome c oxidase assembly protein COX20, mitochondrial — protein MSDNKEETDEKSQSITNIPCMRNSLLTGLSSGIIGGLTYFLFTSNVRMATHVGVGTYAILATASWSFCRYNYSKMKFQQREIRQAFQTAVFQNVEKESNLPKT, from the exons ATGTCTGACAATAAAGAAGAAACTGATGAAAAAAGTCAG AGTATAACCAACATACCCTGTATGCGGAATTCACTTCTGACTGGCTTGAGTAGCGGTATAATTGGTGGTttgacatattttttatttacta gcAATGTACGGATGGCAACCCATGTTGGAGTTGGAACATACGCTATCCTAGCTACAGCATCATG GTCTTTCTGCCGATACAACTACtctaaaatgaaatttcaacAGCGAGAAATACGACAAGCCTTTCAAACAGCTGTATTCCAAAATGTTGAAAAAGAAAGTAACTTGCCAAAAACATAG